One window of Triticum dicoccoides isolate Atlit2015 ecotype Zavitan chromosome 5A, WEW_v2.0, whole genome shotgun sequence genomic DNA carries:
- the LOC119299810 gene encoding rubredoxin-like gives MAMATARLIHPCMVVSKSPRTPPAPFLLHTNKPLTTALSSSFHFTLHSVDVSKDDKPLDAALETKQEDATAAAAGDLATPLPGELDAEEDRPKLDPRRFEEQFAVLNTGVHECRSCGYLYDQAKGDPSYPVPSGLPFNKLPDDWRCPTCGAAQSFFDSKSVEIAGFAQNQQFGLGGNSLTSGQKTLLIYGSLLVGFAFFLSGYFLQ, from the coding sequence ATGGCAATGGCCACAGCAAGGCTAATCCACCCATGCATGGTGGTGTCCAAGAGCCCAAGAACGCCACCAGCACCCTTCCTCCTCCACACCAATAAGCCGCTGaccaccgcactgagctcatcgtttCACTTCACGCTCCACTCCGTCGACGTCTCCAAGGACGACAAGCCGCTGGACGCGGCGCTCGAGACCAAACAAGAAGatgcaaccgccgccgccgccggcgacctggCGACGCCACTGCCGGGGGAGTTGGACGCGGAGGAGGACAGGCCGAAGCTTGACCCCCGCCGGTTTGAGGAGCAGTTCGCGGTGCTGAACACGGGGGTGCACGAGTGCCGGTCCTGCGGCTACCTGTACGACCAGGCGAAGGGAGACCCGTCCTACCCGGTGCCCTCGGGGCTGCCGTTCAACAAGCTGCCGGACGACTGGCGGTGCCCGACGTGCGGCGCGGCGCAGTCCTTCTTCGACAGCAAGAGCGTCGAGATCGCCGGGTTCGCGCAGAACCAGCAGTTCGGGCTCGGCGGCAACTCGCTCACATCTGGCCAGAAGACGCTACTCATCTACGGAAGCCTCCTTGTCGGCTtcgccttcttcctctccggctACTTCTTGCAATGA